GGCGTCAAAAACGCCGGCAAGCTCGGTCGGGGTCTCGGCGAACATGTGGTTGCCGTCGCTGTACATGGCCAATTGCGTCATCAAGTCCTCGTTGTATCCCAATCCGAGGCCGATGGTCGTCACGCTGATGCCTTCGCATCCGAGAGACCTGCCCAGCTCCGCCAAGTCCGACGGCGCGCTCGGCCCCACGTTGGCCAGACCGTCCGAGAGCAAGATCACGCGGTTCACACGGTTCTTGGAAATGAACTTGCGGACCTCGTTGGCGCCGCGGCTTACCCCCGCGAACAAAGCGGTGCTGCCTCCAGCCTCGATGGAACGTACGGCCTCGAGGACCGATTCCTTACTGCTGAGCTTCGTCGCCGGCACCAGGACGTTTACCGTCGTGTCGTATACTACCACCGACACGATATCGTCTTTGCGCAGGCGCTGGATTGCCATGATGGCGGCTTCCTTGGCATGGTGGATCTTCTCACCGCTCATGGACCCGGACTTGTCGAGGACGATGGCCACATTGACCGGCGTCCGCTCCGCTTCCTCGACGTCGAAACCGGTCATCGCGACCCGCAGGTAAGCAGTCTGCTTCTCGCCGGCGAGGATAACGGACTGGTTCATCGCCGCATCCACGGCCACCTGTTGCGCCGGCGCCGCAAGGGTTGCGAACACCAGAAACAGGCCTATCCCGTACAACGCGTTTTGTGTCTTCATCACGGGCTCCTTTCCGACTATCGGTGTCTGTCTATTCCGGACTGTAGCCCAAAACGCGTGACGAGTGGTCACGCATATGCAAAGCACTTGTAAAAAGAATGTAAAACGCGCTGAACTAATTTCTCTTTGGCCGTGTATCGAGCGCCTCCTGAATCTCGGTTCCGGTGAGTTCGCGGATACGGATGTTGCGGATGGCGCCCGTCGTGCGCCACGTGGCAATGCCCAAGGGCACCGATGGCTCGACTTCCCAGCGGATGTCGATGTCGCGCCCCTCGGTATTGACGTCGACCAGTCTTTCATCGTCTATCCATGCCTGGATGCGCCCCTCCGTCACCCGCAGGCGCACGGCGTACCACTCGCCTTTGTTGAATTCGCGGTACCGGGTGGTTTCGTTATTGGCGGCGTCGTTGTAATCGAGGCACGAAATGCCGCATGTCGTGCCGCCCCAGCCGCCCAGGATCAGCGAGCAGGGGTCGTCGTTGACGGGAAACGTCAGTCCGCAGAAGAAATCATCGCCCGCGATGCGCATGGCGCCGAGCGTGATTTCGTAATTCATTTTTGGGAACGGCCCTACGCGAGTAATGCCGCTCATGTCGTTGCCCATCTCGAGGAGGACGGTGTCGCCCTCGACATACACCGCTCCCGTGCGGTCGAAGTCGGAGATACGCCAGTCGCGCCAGCTCTCCGGCAGCCCCGCCGGAGGCTTGCAGGCGCCATCAAGAGTGTTGGTGAGGATGAAATTGGCGATCGCAAGCGGGTCTTCGAGACCGTTTTCGGGGGCGTCGCCGGGCTTCATGATCACAGTCAGGTAATACCCTTTCTCGCTCACGTAGACCTTCTGGAACGCGCCGGTCTGGTCCTTGTACGGCCGCTCGGCATCGTCGTGTTTGCTCAGATGAAGGAGCGGCGTCTTCTCTTTGGCGAGGGGAGCAGTCATGTCGATGGGGTTGCGTTTGGATTGCAGGGCTTCGTCTTCAGACTTGAATCCCTGGGCTTGCATGAACGCCTGCCACTTGTCCGGTTGCGCGGGCGTTGTGCCTGTGCCCGCCAGCCAGGCCTTGAAATCGACCACCGGGCAGTCCGCCACGATGCACGCCACCTTTTGCACGTTTTCCGACGCCCAGAGGTGCACCTGAAGCCCGCCGGCACCGAACCCTTTCAACGCCACCTTCTCGTGCAGGCCGTATTGGCCGGTCATCGCCGCGTACACAGCGTCCCAGACCTTGAGCGCCGAGGGGCTGCCATAGGGGTCGGGAAGTTCGGCAACCACCACATGGAAACCGTGTTCCAGCAACATGGCCTCGACGCCGCCTGCCTCGCCCGCGTCGAGCAGGAGCCACGGTTTCTGGGCATGGGGCGTCCTGGGCACGTAGACCCGCACCGCATGCCCGTCCAGCGCGAACGAATACAGAGTGTGAGCGCGCCACTGCGCCGCCTCGCCGGGCCAGTCCGCGGCGCATGCCGGGTCTGCCGTGACGGCCAACGCGGCCGCCGCCAGAATGACTACCCCAAACCCTTTGAAGCTGCGTGTGACACCTCTCACGGGACTATCCTCCTCTGACACCGGAACAAACACGGGCAACCACCGAAGTTCGCCGGTATTGTACGCGATCGGCCTGTCAAATGTCGGTAGCGCAATTGCGCTGGGGAGACGGCGCGGGAGCGGGACGGCGTGGCGGCAACCTTTAACCGTGAGATGGCCGGGACGGCGCACTGCGCCGGGAATTCAACCGCGGCCCCCTGGAATGCCGGGCGCCGAATCTGAGACACTATCTCCATCGAGAATGAACTACGGGGAATCCGCCGATGGAATGCCGCAGGCTCGGAAACAGCGATTTGAACGTATCGGTATATGCGTTTGGCGCGTGGCAGCTGGGCGACACCGCGTACTGGGGTGAGGAGGCCGAAACGGACGCCGAGGCGGTAGTGCAAACCGCCATCGACGCGGGCGTTAACCTGTTCGATACCGCGGAAGGGTACGGCGCGGGGAGGTCGGAGGAAGTGCTCGGCGGGGCACTGGGAGCCCGCCGGAACGACGTATACATCGCCAGCAAGGTCTCGCCCGAGAATTGCGTGCCCCCAACGAGGTTGCGCGCGGCTTGCGAGGCCAGCCTGAAGCGGCTGGGGACCAGCACCATCGATCTCTACCAGGTCCACTGGCCCTGCGAGCCCTCTCGTTTCGACGATGCCGCGGCGGAGATGATGCGACTGAAAGACCAGGGGAAAATCCGCGCCATCGGCGTCTCGAATTTCGGCTCGCGGCACTTGGATGCATGGGTCCGGACAGGCGAGTGCGATTCGAATCAACTCGGTTACAACCTGCTCTTCCGGGCCATCGAGTACGATATCGTCCCCGCGTGCCGGAAGCGTGGCGTCGGGATACTGGCCTATATGCCGGTCATGCAGGGGATCCTGGCGGGAAGGTGGAACGCTATCGAGGAGATCCCTGAAGCCCGCCGCCGCACGCGCCATTTCTCGAAGAAACGTCCCGGCACGCGCCACGGCCAGCCCGGCTGCGAGGAGCTTCTGATGCAGACGCTCAAGGACCTCGACGCACTGTGCAAACAAATCGGGCAACCCATGGCGCGGGTGGCCATTGCCTGGCTGATGCGCCAGGCGGGAGTGGCGTCGGTGCTCGTGGGCGGCCGCACGAAATCGCAGCTGGAACGCAACCTCAGCGCGGCCGGCCTCGCCTTGGGCGATGACGTGCTCGAGCGTCTGAACACGATCACCGAGCCGCTCAAACAACGCCTGGGAACAAACCCCGATATGTGGTGCGGGGAAACGGAGAGGCGGATCTACTGAGGTGAGAATCGGTTGAGGCTCGGGACGGGCCCGGCTGGTCCGTCTTCGGCGGCCTCGCGGGGCCAGTCCCATCCGTTTGCTTTCTTATGTCGAGCGTCCTTTTTCCTCGCCGCTTCGCTGCCTGGCGCGGCGTGCACGGATGCGGCGAACAATCACGATCGGCACAAGCACGACGACAACGCCCACAAGCAACAACAACCCAGTCACGAATGCAGCGCCCCCGCCTTTACCGCGCGAACCGGCCCAGTACCGGGCGTATCGCAGGTTGTCTTCGAAGAACCTGTACAGCTCCCAGCCGGTTCGTTCGAGAGGCGTCGTGACAGGCAAACCCTCGGGAAACTTCAGGACCAGCGCCTCTTCCGCAACCGGCGCGTTAATGTCCGACCATTCGATGGTGTACTCGGTGGCACAATTCCAGCCGCGCTCGCCCGTCCGCTCGTTGGTGTACGAATAGCCGTACAGGCATGAACTGGGCAGCCAGAGACCGCCGTTCTCGACAAGCTGCACGTTCTCCACGTGCGCGAATTCCCCCTTTTCGAAGACAGCGTCTCCCGGAACCCCCACGCGATACTCGAGCGACGTAATCGCGCCGTCTTTCGCCAAGTCGAGGGAGACAACATACCCTGTTTCAACCTCGACATCGGCGCTCATGCGCGGCTCGGAGTGCCAGATGCGCAGCACAGACTCGGAATCGGAAGGCAGAACCTGCCACGGCGGTATCCCGCCGGGAAGATCCTGCAGGTAACGTGACAGCCCCGCGCCCCGGTAGAACGCCGGTACGAGCGATAAACACGAAACGCCGCACACGCTTTGAAAGAAATACTCTTGCATCTCCCCGTACACGGTCCCACTCTGCGGTTTCAGAGGCATGGTTTCCGACGAACGGTCCCAATAGCACAACGACCGATACTCTTTGCCGTCCAGCGCACAATCGTAGGTCGAAAGAAGGTACCCGGATGAGCCGGTTACGCGCCTGGACCAGTTGTCCGTGTAGCGGAATTTCACCCGCAGGAGGTCCATACGTGAAACAATTCCTTCGCTCCGGCTCCAACGGTGTGTAGGGCTGCCAACTTCACCCTCGGGCGTGATGTTCATCTCCACCCCCTGCTGCTTGAAGGACGCGCTGCGCACCTTCGCCTCCTGCTCACGGATGAGCGCGAGGGCCTCGTCGCGGGTGGGTAGAAAAGACGCGGTCTGGAGAGAGGCAAGCAGAAGGATGGCTACGGGCATAGGACTATCTCCACGCTCTGGCGCGGGCGGACGGTCACATAGGACCATACACGTTTTATGGGCTTTGCAGGCCGTCTCCCTCGCCTATATGACCGTGTCACGAAGGATCGATCACTCCGCCGCGGTATCATTGCCCTCGACAACGCACGTCTCCCGCGACGATTCCGCGATGCTCACGGGCTCGCCTTCGGCGGCGCCTCGGAGTGAATTGCCGCGCACGATGCAATCCCGCACGTTCTCGGTGATCATGACGGCTGCCGTCTGGTGGCCGGAGGCATAGAACAGGTTCTCGGTAACGCGGATGTCGCGGGTCTGGGTCGCGTATTCGTCCCGATCGTCGATGCGGATCTCGCAGTCGCGGTCCGCATCGTCTTTACGGCCGTTTTCGCGGAAAATGTTGTTGACAACGACGATGCCCGCTACGTCCGGCGCCCAGAGGCCTTCGCGGCCGCTGTGTTCGACAACGTTGCCGATGAGCGTGCAGAAGGTGCTGTCGCGTTCGATGGTCACGCCGCGCGAACCGTTTTCGGTGATGAGATTGTCCGACGCGAGCACGTAGCTGCACCCCTCGAGGAAATAGCCGCCCATCTGGCTGCGCGTGACCCGGTTGTTGACGAAACGCCCGCGGTGGGCGTGGTAGAAATGCGTGCCGTCGGACTGGGAACCGTCGAGATCGCACCCTTCGACGACCCATTTCGCGGCGTGGTACAGTGTGATGTTGCCCTGGTCTTCACGGCTGCTGCCTTTCGCGGGCCCCGCTGCTTGCGCAAGATAATCGCCGTAATAATTGCAGCAGTTGCGTGTGGCGACGTCACGAATCCAAATCTCTTCGACGGGATGTTCCGCGTCCGTGCCGAAAATACCGACGCCGTTGCTGGAGAGGTCCTCGAAGCGCATATGAGCGATGTGGATGTTGCGGCATTGGCCGTACAGGCGGACTCCCGCGATGTTCGTGCCGGGGTCCCAGCTCTCGCGTTTGCCGGCGACTGTCCCTCCCTCAAAGCGGACATTCATCACGCCGTCGCCCCGGAAAGCCTGACCGTCTTCCTTGAGATCCTCCGTGAACACGAATCGCGCGCCATCCATGATCAGAGTCGTGTTGGAATGAATCCGCAGCCCGGCGGCGTTGTCGAGCCGGTAGGTCATGGGCGGAAAAACCACCGTACCGCCGGTTTCCCCCGCAGTATCGAGAGCCTGCTGGAGTTGAAGCATATAGCTCTGCGAACCGTCGACAACAAAACCCTCGGGCAGGAGCGCGGCCACGTTGACCTGGCACGAACTCGCACCATCCCCCGGCTTCTGCTCTCCCAGAGCAGGCCGGGCGCCGAGCGCCATGGCAAATATGCACAGTCCCGCCCATATAACTCCGGCCGCCGGCCACCCTGTCCGCCGCAATATGCCGCTATCGGACAAGGCTTTGTGTTCACTCACGTAAAAAGGGCTCATCACGCCGTCTCCTCAATACCCTGATCACCTCAGAGAATAGTGCGCGGAACCGTTGCAAGCAAACGGCCGTGTCCCGTTACCTTACGGGACCGGGGCCTCCCCGGTTATTCCGCCGCCGGCAGGCCTGTCCCCTGGAGAGACCATGCGCTTTTCTTACCTTGATCACTGGATTCACTCAAATCCGGCTT
The sequence above is a segment of the Candidatus Hydrogenedentota bacterium genome. Coding sequences within it:
- a CDS encoding VWA domain-containing protein — translated: MKTQNALYGIGLFLVFATLAAPAQQVAVDAAMNQSVILAGEKQTAYLRVAMTGFDVEEAERTPVNVAIVLDKSGSMSGEKIHHAKEAAIMAIQRLRKDDIVSVVVYDTTVNVLVPATKLSSKESVLEAVRSIEAGGSTALFAGVSRGANEVRKFISKNRVNRVILLSDGLANVGPSAPSDLAELGRSLGCEGISVTTIGLGLGYNEDLMTQLAMYSDGNHMFAETPTELAGVFDAEFGDVLAVVAQDVAVAIDFDEHVRPVRGLGREVDIAGQRATARLNQLYGGQMKYVLVEVELPAYAGEDVLRASSSPIATVDVTYANMRTESRDRIHKQVAVRLTAEPDQALKSLNKEIMASAVEQIALEKNRWALRLRDEGKIEDARAALMSNSEFLSTNAIQLHSDKLKDQAAMNEQDAQNLDPGTWGRQRKIMRMNQYQVMQQQAE
- a CDS encoding aldo/keto reductase, translated to MECRRLGNSDLNVSVYAFGAWQLGDTAYWGEEAETDAEAVVQTAIDAGVNLFDTAEGYGAGRSEEVLGGALGARRNDVYIASKVSPENCVPPTRLRAACEASLKRLGTSTIDLYQVHWPCEPSRFDDAAAEMMRLKDQGKIRAIGVSNFGSRHLDAWVRTGECDSNQLGYNLLFRAIEYDIVPACRKRGVGILAYMPVMQGILAGRWNAIEEIPEARRRTRHFSKKRPGTRHGQPGCEELLMQTLKDLDALCKQIGQPMARVAIAWLMRQAGVASVLVGGRTKSQLERNLSAAGLALGDDVLERLNTITEPLKQRLGTNPDMWCGETERRIY
- a CDS encoding right-handed parallel beta-helix repeat-containing protein; translated protein: MSPFYVSEHKALSDSGILRRTGWPAAGVIWAGLCIFAMALGARPALGEQKPGDGASSCQVNVAALLPEGFVVDGSQSYMLQLQQALDTAGETGGTVVFPPMTYRLDNAAGLRIHSNTTLIMDGARFVFTEDLKEDGQAFRGDGVMNVRFEGGTVAGKRESWDPGTNIAGVRLYGQCRNIHIAHMRFEDLSSNGVGIFGTDAEHPVEEIWIRDVATRNCCNYYGDYLAQAAGPAKGSSREDQGNITLYHAAKWVVEGCDLDGSQSDGTHFYHAHRGRFVNNRVTRSQMGGYFLEGCSYVLASDNLITENGSRGVTIERDSTFCTLIGNVVEHSGREGLWAPDVAGIVVVNNIFRENGRKDDADRDCEIRIDDRDEYATQTRDIRVTENLFYASGHQTAAVMITENVRDCIVRGNSLRGAAEGEPVSIAESSRETCVVEGNDTAAE